A DNA window from Phaenicophaeus curvirostris isolate KB17595 chromosome 11, BPBGC_Pcur_1.0, whole genome shotgun sequence contains the following coding sequences:
- the IP6K2 gene encoding inositol hexakisphosphate kinase 2 — MSPAFGAMEVEHYSKGVLLEPFVHQVGGHSCVLRFNDKTICKPLIQREHQFYETLPSEMRKFTPQYEGVVSVSFEEDEDGNLCLIAYPLNGDHDNLENLDNSDCEPKSKLLRWTNKKTMLLENEKISKEWVRQHRKEEKMKSHKLEEEFEWLKKSEVLYYTVEKKGNVSSQFKHHNPWSMKCHQQQLQRMKENAKHRNQYKFILLENLTSRYEVPCVLDLKMGTRQHGDDASEEKKANQIRKCQQSTSAVIGVRVCGMQVYQAGTGQLMFMNKYHGRKLSVQGFKEALYQFFHNGKYLRRELFESVLKKLTELKSVLEKQESYRFYSSSLLIIYDGKERQEVAVDSDPEDLEDLSEESSDESAGAYAYKPTTSTVDVRMIDFAHTTCKYYGEDSVVHEGQDTGYVFGLQNLIDIIKEIRDESSE, encoded by the exons ATGAGCCCAGCATTTGGAGCTATGGAAGTGGAGCACTATTCCAAGGGAGTCCTGCTCGAGCCTTTTGTCCACCAGGTTGGAGGACACTCCTGTGTCCTCCGGTTTAATGACAAGACCATCTGTAAACCCCTTATTCAGAGGGAACACCAGTTCTATGAGACTCTCCCATCAGAAATGCGTAAATTCACTCCACAATATGAGG GTGTGGTATCGGTGAGCTTTGAAGAGGATGAAGATGGAAATCTGTGTCTGATAGCATATCCGTTAAATGGGGACCATGATAACTTAGAAAACTTAGATAATTCTGACTGTGAACCCAAAAGTAAGCTGTTGCGATGGACTAACAAAAAGACAATGTTGTTAGAAAATGAGAAGATATCTAAGGAATGGGTCCGACAGcacaggaaagaggaaaaaatgaaaag tCACAAAttggaagaagaatttgaatGGCTGAAGAAATCTGAAGTCTTGTATTacactgtagaaaaaaaaggaaatgtcagTTCACAGTTTAAACACCACAATCCTTGGAGCATGAAATGTCACCAGCAGCAGTTACAGCGGATGAAAGAAAACGCAAAACACCGGAATCAATATA AATTCATTTTGCTGGAAAACCTAACATCTCGATACGAAGTACCCTGTGTGTTGGACCTTAAGATGGGAACCCGCCAGCATGGAGATGATGCATCAGAAGAGAAGAAGGCTAATCAGATTCGCAAGTGTCAGCAGAGCACATCCGCTGTTATTGGAGTCCGAGTGTGTGGCATGCAG GTCTACCAGGCAGGCACTGGCCAGCTGATGTTCATGAATAAATACCACGGAAGGAAACTCTCAGTCCAAGGATTTAAAGAAGCACTTTACCAGTTCTTTCATAATGGCAAATACCTGCGCAGGGAACTCTTTGAATCTGTTCTTAAAAAACTGACCGAACTCAAGTCTGTCCTAGAGAAACAAGAGTCTTACCGCTTCTATTCCAGCTCCTTGCTGATCATTTATgatggaaaggaaaggcaagaagtTGCTGTCGACTCAGACCCAGAGGACTTGGAGGACCTTTCAGAAGAATCTTCAGATGAGTCAGCAGGAGCGTACGCCTACAAGCCGACTACTAGTACTGTTGATGTCCGTATGATAGACTTTGCCCACACAACCTGCAAGTACTATGGAGAAGATAGCGTGGTGCACGAGGGCCAAGACACCGGTTATGTTTTTGGACTTCAGAACTTAAtagatattattaaagaaataagAGACGAAAGCAGTGAATAA